The genomic stretch CGCAGGAGCCATGCCTACGTCGCGTCCGGGTCGAAGGGGGCGTCACCGGGCACCGCACCGGCCGGTGTCGGGGTGAGGTCCGCCATGCCCGGGCCGGACTGGGGCTTGCCCTCCACCTGGCTGCGCACACCGGCGAGCTCGCCCCGCACCTCGTCCACGGGGCCCATGACGGTCGACAGGGCGGTCCGGCGGACGTCCTTCAGCGACGTGCGCAGCTCGCGGGCGTCCCGGGCGACCTCGGCGATGTCGTCGTCGAGGTCGACCGCGTCCTTCAGCTCGCCGAGGGTCTTGT from Euzebya sp. encodes the following:
- a CDS encoding twin-arginine translocase TatA/TatE family subunit — protein: MGSLGFWEIVGLAVIALFVFGPERLPGMARSAGRTIAAIRREANKTLGELKDAVDLDDDIAEVARDARELRTSLKDVRRTALSTVMGPVDEVRGELAGVRSQVEGKPQSGPGMADLTPTPAGAVPGDAPFDPDAT